TTTTTGACTAGATTGAGACAATCGAAGAAATCTATTACTCCACTAGCCTTTTTATACCTATCTACTACATCATTAAAATATTTAAAAAGATCGATAGATCTATTGTAATTATGAATACTGGCTATTGCATCCCTTTCTATTTTTAAATCATGGGAAGCCTTTGTACACGTCTTAAAACTGGTAACAAGATCACCATCTTTAAAAGCTGGCTTACGTCCCATATTTCCTGCTCTTTGAACATGATCTCTTTCTAAAATTGTTGTTAAATATTCATCTTCTGATAGTACAGAAATCTCACTGTACATATCATCCATAATAAACCTGTACAACTTATCATCTTCGTTTCCAGGTTTAATATTTTTTATAAGTTCATGGGCTAAATTGTAGTATTCTCTTATGTTGCTCTCTATATCTGTCTTAATATGCGATGAATCTCTTAGGCTACTGCAATTGATACGATACGGGGTTAGATCTCTATTCTGGTACAGAACAAGTAGTGTCTTTTTTAACTTATTCAGATCTTCTGGTTTAAGCTTCTCTAAGGTTTCTAGGTATAGCTCTTTTTCAGTAGAAAACAGATCAGCTGCTACAGCAGCATCTTCAACTAGTTGTGAATCCTCTTCCATAGTATGAAAGCAGTTCTCTAACATTATTTGGGTGGTCCCCTCATCTGCTAGCTCAAGATCAGGATCTAATCCAAACTCAATTGGGTATTCTCTTAAAAGATCATAACAAAAGGAGTGGAAAGTTGAAATTTTAGCATGGGGTAGTTTTTCTAAAGCCTCTCTCTCCCCTTGTTTTTCTAACTCTTCACGGATTCTAGTTAATAGTTCATTTGCAGCTTTAGTTGTATATGTAATTATAACCATTCGCTCAGGATCAATTTTTAGTTTTCTCACAAGGTTTAGTACCCTATGTTTTATAGAGTATGTTTTTCCAGCTCCTGCACCAGCTTTTACAAACTGTGCTCTTTTAAGATCTTGATCTGAGGTTTCCCCAGTAATTTTATTACGAATATCCTGGTCTTTTAGCACTGTATTAGACATTTTCTTCTCCTAAAACTGAGATAAGAGTATTAATTCTATCCTCTAGAATACCTTCTCTTTTTTTCTGATTATTAGAGCAGATAGATTTATAATCACAGAACTTACAACTCTTTGGATTTTTGTAGTAACGCCCACCGTTACACTCATATACATAGGTTTTTAATATCTCTATCTGTTTCTCTATAGGATCTGGACCTTGATAAGTAACCTTTGCCCAATTACCTCTATCTGAAGTGTAATAATACCCAGCTTCAACAGATAGAATATCACTAAATTCGTCCATATCTTTTAACGCTTTTAGGTAAAGTGCATGTTGAAGGTTAATTTTTGGACCATAGGGGGTATCAATACAAAAAAGATAACCCTTTTTAAAGTCGAATGGGTTTCCACCGGTTTTAAAGTCCCAGATACGATAATTCCCATTACCATCAGTATCTATTCTATCAATTACTCCTTTTAAAGTGATAATTTCACAATCTATATTCCAGTCTGATATAAATTTTGACTCGGCTTTAATAGGATAAAAATCATCAATAATGTTTAATTCATTATCGATATATTTACTAAAGATTTCTTTAATCTCTTCTAACTCTTTTCGCTTAATATATTCTGGAACATCGTTATCCAATTTATTTTCTTGAATAAAAGCCTTAGAGGATTTTTCAAATTGAGTATTAAACTTATCTTCATTATTAAATTTCTGAAGAAATGCCCCATAATCATTTTCATCTTCTAAAATAAATAGATTGATAAAATCCTCGTATATTTTGTGGATAAATTGTCCTCTTAAACTAGAGTCTAACCACTGGGTTAAGTCTGTCATTCCTAAATCAGGAAAGTAGATTTTATTATTATACTGAAGGTTAAATTTGTAAGGACATTCAAAAAATGTTGTTAAAGAAGTTGCTGATAGTTCTCTATTTAGAGTTTCAAACAGCCCATAATCACTCTCGATCTCTTCTCTGCTGTATAAAGACTTTTTATAGCTTATTATTTTATCATTCTGGGTGCCAATAGACCTAATATCTAAGTAATCTTTCTGATCAAGTAAATCAGAAAGGTATCCCTCTTTTACTCCACAGAGTTTGTATATCTCTTCAACTTCTATTGGTTTCTTGTTCTCTGCTAATATGTGGTTAAAAAATATTGATGGAACAGTTAACTTCCCTTCTTGATGACTGATGTAACTTAAAAAAGTGTTGTTTCTTACTGATGATAATAACTTCTCTAACATCTGATTATTTTTATTATCAATTAGATTAATTTCACCATTAGTTGTTTGGTTTATAGCTTCTCTTTCATCCTCTTTTAATATTGGATCTAGTTTGACTTTTTTAGGGTAGTTACCATGAACTAATCCCATAACAGCGACATTATCAAATTCCAGGGTATATACATCTTCCAAGGTTGTTATATGCAGACCTTTTTTCTCTAGTCCTAACTCTTCCTGTGTTAGATATATTCCCTCAATTTCAGAGAGTAGTTCCCCTAATATGTCTATTTTAATTCCATTTTCTATATAGTTACATAGAGACTTCTTAATTTTTATTACAATTGCTAATACTTTCTCATAAAATATTTTTTTTACTTCAACAGACTCTTTTAGTTCATTACGTAACCGCCACTCAACTCTATCTAGGAAAGTAGTATCATCTTTAACTTTTGATCTAGTATGTGAAATTCCGGTCATTAACGGTTCAAACAGGGATAAGGCAGTACATTTAAATCCCCTGGTAAAGTAGATAGGTATACGATCGATCATGTTATAAAACTCAGCTGCTGTAGAATCATAATCCAAAGCTACAACAATAGTATTATTAGTCTTTAATTTATTTTCCATCATCCACACAAACAGATGATTTATATTCCCACTTTTAGTAATACTGCTTTTGCATGTAGTATGACAAAAATTAAGATTAACCATTGAAGAATGTACATTAGAATCAACTCTATCAACAAGTAGATCGAACAGTATATTCTCTATACCTAGAAGTTCAGGTCTATCAAGAACAACTAATTCGATACTTCCAAAAAAAGAATCATACTCTCCAGATTCAATCCTACTAATAACCTTTTTAACAGCCATAGAGTAATCAAAAAAACCTGTATAAAAACTATTATAAATATCTTTTAAAGAGTCACTTTTACTTTTAATAGGGAGTTCTAAACTATCTACACAAGAACAACTTAACCTAATTTCATGAAGAGCATTACCAATTAACTTTCTACTCCCTAAATAGTCCCTAGAATCAAAAAAGTAGTTATTTAAACCAATAGAGTTATAGATTTTAATATCAGATTGATAAAAATCAGAATCAACCACAACCTCAGAATCAAACAAAAACAGAGGATTATTATACAGTTCCATAACCAACTGCCTAAAAGTAACAGGAGTAAACCCAACTCCCTTACAATTACTGGCATATCGTCTAGACATTAAAATACTAGAACTAATAACATACTTTCTTTTAATCAATTTAATCTCCTACTTTTTTAAATAATATCATTGCTATGCGAAAGGTTGGTTCGTATGCAATCCAGTTTCTTATAAAAAACGAAGACATGAACCAAACTCTCTTGTTAGTACCACATAAATATTAACATAAAACTTTTTCATTGTTCCTTAATTTTTTTAACATTTATATCTTTTAAAATTGGTGATAATGTAATAGAAACACTATTAAGTATTATACGTAATTCATCCTCTGTTAAATCCATTTTATTTGTGAAAGTTGATAAAAACTGTTCCTGATTGGGTTGACCAAAACTTAACCTATAAATTGCTAAAACTTTCAAGAAGTATTCATACTTATCATTATCTTTGCTAAAGTAATGGAGTGGTGTATACCTATTAATCTTATATTTATTTGCGCTATTTATATGCCACATAGGTTCTAAATCGCATAACTTACTGCCAAGAGTAATCTTTTTAACTTCTTCCAAAACATCATTCCAATTATCAAAAGATTTGTTACCAATCAATTCTTTAAAATTAAGTCTTATTGCATGGGATAAATATCTATTAACCCGTCCTTCTCGCTGTTCTATATCTATTGGGTTATTAGGTAGATTCCAATGATATATATTTCTACAATAGTGATGAAAATCCAATCCTTCTTGACCTACCGACGTTGTTGTAAGAACAAATGGACGAAAAGGTGAGTTAAAAACATCTCTTATGGATATCATTCTATCCCGCCCCTTATCTGTTTCAATTTTTTGTGTTCCATATTCCATCGCAAAGTGGCATCTTACTTTAACCTTTTCTTCTTTATCAAAGTCAACTTCTACAGTATTTGACCTTATTGTTAATGATGTGATAAATTGCTCACATATCTCATCAATAATTTTATCATCTTCAATAGAACCACTATTACTTTTTAAAAGAAATAAATACTCATCAATCATTGCCTGTATATTATTCTCTGTGCAATAATATAAGCACTTCTTCCAATATGGTTCATTCTTTTCTTTGAATAACCTATCAATTACTAAAATAGATTCAGATTTATTGAATAGTGTAAAAAATCCTAAAGCAATCTTAGTTGCATAATCTTGTAAAACATACAAATCAAATTCAGGGAATAACTTAATAAGGGTTCTATAAACACATACAGCTGGTGAACCTAATGAAATTAAAGATAAAGTATCATAAATATCAGAAGGTGCATCAGTATTAAAATTATTAGTTTCTGATATATTGCTCTTAAGATGCTCTAAGAACTGCCTTTTACCTTTTTGCTTAGTAGATTCAATATCTTCAACTTCTTCATCAGAGATACTATCTAACCAGGCACCTTCTAACCATTGTTCAATACTAAAACTATGTTCTTCACATGAATCTAATTGAAAGAGAGAATCCCAATACCAATGCTTAGAGAGATTAGAGTATGATTTATTATTTAAGGGGAGCTCTTTTTTTATTTCATTCTTAATTTTACAAATGAAGTCTTTTAATTTTACATTTCTAATATCATTAAAATTGAGAAGATAGACCAAATATTTACATGGATATAATAAAGTAGCATTACTAAATGAGTTAATACTATCATCAGAATTATTTTTAACAGTCCTAAAAACTAATCTTGGACCAGGTTGCTTTTTATTATTCTCTTTTTTAAAATATTTATAATTACTATTGGTAGGAATAAATTTATGTTCAGCTTCATAAGACAATAAAGCAGAAATTGCTCTTGGTACCATTTTCCATGAAGAAAAAATTAGAGACTTACTATAACATTTAGTGTTTCTATTGATATAGTCTGTTTCATAATATGGTATTGAAGCTGGAATCCATAAAAGGTTATCACTATCTTCACTAAAAACATTATCACTTAAAAGATCGAATTTACTATTTTGTCCTGCAAATGAATAAGTATAGTTATTCCATTTTTTGTATCCTAAATAGAATGAATCGAGACCTCTTTTTGTATCTTTCAACTTGTAACCATGTAAGAAAGAAAAAGGAAATGGTACTGATTTACAAAACTCAATTAATTGATGAGAAAATTTACTAGTTTTATGTTCTTTATTTAACCATTTTGAAATTTCTATACTATTAAAAACTTCGTTATTAGTAGGAATCAACTTTTTACTACTATCTTCATTAATAAGAGGTGTATTTACCACTATAGATCTTTCTGTTCTAGTTAAACATTTTAAATATTCACCAATTAATAAGTTACGTACATTTTGAAAATCATCATTTTCTAATAAAGGATTCAAATCATCTCTATTTTTACTTAGATATTCAAAATACTTATTCCTTAATTCAACTATTCTATAACCAATCTCTTTTTCTGAATTTTCTAATATAAAATCTAGAACTTTCTGAAAAGCTTCAAAATGATCATCTCCATTTTCTTTATCCAGTTGAGTACTAAAACTTTTAAATGGTGTAGCAGAAAGTAGTAAAATCTTTTTATCTGAACTGAAAACCTTCATTGCTGTCTGCTGAATCTCAGATATTCTAGAATTATCACCATCTTTACTGGTTATTAATTCATTAAACTTCTGAAACTCATCTAATATAAATATATCAGCATTTAGACATTCCTCAATAGCCACATCAGTTACTACCTTTCTTAATTCAACAACATAATTTCTAGATAAACTATTATCATATTCATCTAGAAATTTTAAAATGGTTCTCATAAGTTTTGAATCAATGATTTTTTGTAAAATAATGTTTTTTAACCCTGGTTTTAAATGTATTTCAGTTTTTAAATGAATTTTCCAGTTTTTCTTATCACAATCACCTTGGAGTAATTTACAAAGATTTATCATTCTACTATTTGAATGTTTTATACAGCTGTATGTTGATAAAATCTTATATAACAGAACTCTCTCATTAGCAATACCAAATGATTTAGTCATTCTAAGAGAAGTATTAGGCGTCAATGTACTTATTTGTAGACCGCTAACCTTCTCTTGTTTACAAACCATTAACATCAGACGGTTATACATGTTGGAAGTTTTGGAATTAGTAAAATCTAATTTCTTAATATTTTGCTGGGCTAAAACCTGATTAGAACAAATATATACAACATGTAAATTACCATCAGCTTTTTTTTCATAAAGTTGTTGTAGGATACCCCTTGCAACTACAGTTTTACCTAGACCAACCTCATCGGCAATTAGATACCTTTTACTTCTTTCTAAATGGATAAGGGCTTCTTTAACCGTTGAATTCTGGAAATCTGTTAAAGTCATTTTATTCCTTTTATATATTTTTTAAATGGTTTCCAAAATTGTTCAATTATTTTAAGTTCGTCTTCTGGAATATTATTATTCGACTCTAAAATAGAAATAACATGATCTATTTTCTGTAATTTCTTAGGTTCTTTGGCAGCAACTAATATCAAACTTTCATAAAGTGGAATATTAAACTCAACACCATTCTTAGAACCGAATCCTTCTGATGTTTCAACAAAAATTGGTAAGTCATTTGAAGATTCAGGATCACACTGAAGTAACCATGTTATATAGTTTATTAATTTATTTGTACTGTTAAATATTTCTGAAACTATTCGATTTTCCATTTTAGAGAAATAATCTGAATAATTTTTATATTCAACCTTTACAAGATATCTATATTTATTATAATCTTTATTTTTAATTGATATAATTATGAAGGATGTTAGAGAATCAAGCTCTAAGTTATCAAACAACACTTGTTTATCTAAAATCTTCTTTACAGACTTATTAGTAACCAAAGCAACTTCTACACACCAATTAGAGTATTTATCAGGAATTGATAAATTACTAGTAAATTCAATAGTATAAGAATCACTTTCCTTATCTTTTGTTATTATACCGGATAAAGGAGATACTTCTAGTAACCTACGAATCTGATCTGCCTGCTTAATATTCTCACTATCATCTTTAATGATTTCATCACTTCTAATATACGGTGAAAATAGTTTTATTTCTTCTTCTTTATCCTTATAATCATTAATTTTATAAAC
Above is a genomic segment from Thiospirochaeta perfilievii containing:
- a CDS encoding PD-(D/E)XK nuclease family protein, encoding MIKRKYVISSSILMSRRYASNCKGVGFTPVTFRQLVMELYNNPLFLFDSEVVVDSDFYQSDIKIYNSIGLNNYFFDSRDYLGSRKLIGNALHEIRLSCSCVDSLELPIKSKSDSLKDIYNSFYTGFFDYSMAVKKVISRIESGEYDSFFGSIELVVLDRPELLGIENILFDLLVDRVDSNVHSSMVNLNFCHTTCKSSITKSGNINHLFVWMMENKLKTNNTIVVALDYDSTAAEFYNMIDRIPIYFTRGFKCTALSLFEPLMTGISHTRSKVKDDTTFLDRVEWRLRNELKESVEVKKIFYEKVLAIVIKIKKSLCNYIENGIKIDILGELLSEIEGIYLTQEELGLEKKGLHITTLEDVYTLEFDNVAVMGLVHGNYPKKVKLDPILKEDEREAINQTTNGEINLIDNKNNQMLEKLLSSVRNNTFLSYISHQEGKLTVPSIFFNHILAENKKPIEVEEIYKLCGVKEGYLSDLLDQKDYLDIRSIGTQNDKIISYKKSLYSREEIESDYGLFETLNRELSATSLTTFFECPYKFNLQYNNKIYFPDLGMTDLTQWLDSSLRGQFIHKIYEDFINLFILEDENDYGAFLQKFNNEDKFNTQFEKSSKAFIQENKLDNDVPEYIKRKELEEIKEIFSKYIDNELNIIDDFYPIKAESKFISDWNIDCEIITLKGVIDRIDTDGNGNYRIWDFKTGGNPFDFKKGYLFCIDTPYGPKINLQHALYLKALKDMDEFSDILSVEAGYYYTSDRGNWAKVTYQGPDPIEKQIEILKTYVYECNGGRYYKNPKSCKFCDYKSICSNNQKKREGILEDRINTLISVLGEENV
- a CDS encoding helicase C-terminal domain-containing protein — encoded protein: MTLTDFQNSTVKEALIHLERSKRYLIADEVGLGKTVVARGILQQLYEKKADGNLHVVYICSNQVLAQQNIKKLDFTNSKTSNMYNRLMLMVCKQEKVSGLQISTLTPNTSLRMTKSFGIANERVLLYKILSTYSCIKHSNSRMINLCKLLQGDCDKKNWKIHLKTEIHLKPGLKNIILQKIIDSKLMRTILKFLDEYDNSLSRNYVVELRKVVTDVAIEECLNADIFILDEFQKFNELITSKDGDNSRISEIQQTAMKVFSSDKKILLLSATPFKSFSTQLDKENGDDHFEAFQKVLDFILENSEKEIGYRIVELRNKYFEYLSKNRDDLNPLLENDDFQNVRNLLIGEYLKCLTRTERSIVVNTPLINEDSSKKLIPTNNEVFNSIEISKWLNKEHKTSKFSHQLIEFCKSVPFPFSFLHGYKLKDTKRGLDSFYLGYKKWNNYTYSFAGQNSKFDLLSDNVFSEDSDNLLWIPASIPYYETDYINRNTKCYSKSLIFSSWKMVPRAISALLSYEAEHKFIPTNSNYKYFKKENNKKQPGPRLVFRTVKNNSDDSINSFSNATLLYPCKYLVYLLNFNDIRNVKLKDFICKIKNEIKKELPLNNKSYSNLSKHWYWDSLFQLDSCEEHSFSIEQWLEGAWLDSISDEEVEDIESTKQKGKRQFLEHLKSNISETNNFNTDAPSDIYDTLSLISLGSPAVCVYRTLIKLFPEFDLYVLQDYATKIALGFFTLFNKSESILVIDRLFKEKNEPYWKKCLYYCTENNIQAMIDEYLFLLKSNSGSIEDDKIIDEICEQFITSLTIRSNTVEVDFDKEEKVKVRCHFAMEYGTQKIETDKGRDRMISIRDVFNSPFRPFVLTTTSVGQEGLDFHHYCRNIYHWNLPNNPIDIEQREGRVNRYLSHAIRLNFKELIGNKSFDNWNDVLEEVKKITLGSKLCDLEPMWHINSANKYKINRYTPLHYFSKDNDKYEYFLKVLAIYRLSFGQPNQEQFLSTFTNKMDLTEDELRIILNSVSITLSPILKDINVKKIKEQ